In one Chthoniobacterales bacterium genomic region, the following are encoded:
- a CDS encoding arsenate reductase ArsC gives MSKPRILILCTGNSCRSHMAEGILRKAAADILEVHSAGSNPAGYVHPKAIAAMEEIGIDISAHASKHMNEFLDREIDTVITVCGNADQACPIFPGQVHRHHWPFDDPARATGTDTEVMDEFRRVRDEIDAVFRAYAAGRRDRTL, from the coding sequence ATGAGCAAGCCGCGCATCCTCATTCTTTGCACCGGCAACTCCTGCCGCAGTCACATGGCGGAGGGAATTCTGCGCAAAGCCGCCGCGGACATTCTCGAGGTGCACAGCGCGGGGTCCAATCCGGCCGGTTATGTCCATCCCAAAGCGATCGCCGCCATGGAGGAGATCGGCATCGACATCTCCGCGCATGCCTCCAAGCACATGAACGAGTTTCTCGACCGTGAGATCGACACGGTCATCACCGTGTGCGGCAATGCCGATCAGGCGTGCCCGATTTTCCCCGGGCAAGTTCACCGGCACCACTGGCCGTTTGACGATCCCGCGCGCGCCACGGGAACCGACACGGAGGTCATGGATGAGTTCCGCCGCGTGCGGGATGAAATCGACGCCGTCTTCCGCGCCTACGCCGCCGGGCGGCGCGACCGGACTTTATGA